TGATGACGCATGGAGTAGGTTTGATAAGAAGCATTGCATAGAACGCTCTTGAATTTAGGAACACACTAAATAAATTAACTGTCTAACTTAAAAGATATGAATACTCAAAATGCTGTCAAGACACACTTTTTTTTAATGATCTTAATGTTTGTTTCAAGTGTGTCAAAGTCGCAAACTGCAAGCACTTTTAAACTGATCAGCTCAGCTTTCGAAGACGGGAAGCCTATCCCTGCTAAATATACATGCGATAGCTTAAATATATCACCACCACTTAGTTGGATGGGAATTCCTCAAAAAACGAAAAGCTTTGCAATAATTATGGATGATCCGGACGCACCAATGGGTACCTGGGTACATTGGGTAATTTATAATATACCAGGCACAGTAACTAGTCTTGAAGAGAAATTAAGCGTCCAAAAAATCAAAGCGACAGAGGGTTTGAATAGTTGGAATAAAAAGGGATACAATGGTCCTTGTCCCCCGTATGGAACGCATCAGTATAATTTCAAATT
The DNA window shown above is from Lacibacter sp. H375 and carries:
- a CDS encoding YbhB/YbcL family Raf kinase inhibitor-like protein; its protein translation is MNTQNAVKTHFFLMILMFVSSVSKSQTASTFKLISSAFEDGKPIPAKYTCDSLNISPPLSWMGIPQKTKSFAIIMDDPDAPMGTWVHWVIYNIPGTVTSLEEKLSVQKIKATEGLNSWNKKGYNGPCPPYGTHQYNFKLFALDETLTSKDGMTKADLLEALKGHILSETTLNGLFRN